AAATAAAAGTCCATATTCCAAATCCACAACCTTTAAAACCAAAGGAAAAAGCTCTAGAAGTAAAAGCGAGTGGTTCGAAGCCCAAAGGTCTGCCAACAGAGAAGAAGACCACAGAGCCTAAGAAGGCACAAGCACCTAAAGTAGCCACTGCAAAAAATAAGGCTCAGGCCAAACCGTGCACGGGCCCTTTAAAAACACTCCCCAAGAACAATCCGGGTTTACGTTTGAAGGAGTCTGTGCAGATCTTCTACCCACTGGGGGAAAAACACGTTTCCACCATGCCTGTTCGGAAGGGTCCCACCAATACTTCTTCAAACATGCCTCCATTTAAGCCAGCGTTCACAGCTACAAGGCCTGTTCCAAAAGCTTTGCCTATGTCAGTCCCTAAGCCACTGGGAAACCCAACGTCCAGCACACTGACCAAACCAAAGCCACCAGCGTCACTCCCAAAACCACCCTCCTCGTTGGCTAAACCAACACAGATCCCTGTGTTTGTGCAACCGGCAGCTATTCCAAAGCCTCAGCCAACAGCACTGCAGAAGGGCCTACCCAATGTCGTTGGGAGAACCTCTGCTCTTGAGTCAAGGCACACCATTACAAGGCCACAGAATCAGAGGCCCGGCCATATGCAAGTTAAGGGGCCAATAAGGACAATGCTCAACTTCTGCCCACGCACAGTTCCAAGAGACCATGGCCTGGTCCTTAACTATCCTAAACCTCCACCCGCCTTACCTTTCGAATTAGCcttcagaaactggaggccaCCTTCCAAGGACCTGCAGGTCTCAATCCCGATCACTGAGGAACAACGCCCCAGAAGGGAGATGATGAAGCGACAAGCTCAGCGGGAAAGAGAGGAGGCGGCACGGTGGACTTCTTTGGGGCGCGTGCAGTTTTTTGCAGGCcgtgagaaagaaaaggagaccTCTATTATGTTTGGCTACCCCTAATGCTTCGGTTAGGTCTCAGGGCCAAACTAGTTGCGGCGGGGTCCCCTTGGCCATGCCaaggctgctgctgctattttaaAGTCATGTGAGGAGATGCAGCATAGAAGGCCAAGGCACTCTGGTTTGGCCCCTGCAGCTGATGGAAGGTGTACTTCGTAACTTTATTACGCTGAATGTTTCAGAGtcctattttattaattttgtagatatgtatatatgtgtaaaaTTTCCAGTTTTTTGTACTTTACAGTTTTGTAGCATTTAATGTTTCAGAGTTACATCGTGTTATTAATTCTGTaggtatgtatatatgtgtaaaaTTGCCACCTTTGTATAGTTTATAGTTTTGTAGCATTTATTGTTTCAGAGTCACTATGTTTTATTAATTCTGtagaaatgtatgtgtgtgtatatatatatatatatgtaaaatttCCACCTTTGTGGTGTTGTCTTACTATTTTGAGtgtctttatattttattatattacctTAGTAAGTTTGTTGCCACTGGAAAGAGAGAGATCACTAGCGTCTTgcatttctttatattttattattttaaagtggGCAGATTGTGGGCAGAGGCTGAGAGGCTCTCCAAAGGGGTGACACATCCACTACCCTGCATCAGATCTGTACAAGAAGGGAAGATCCTGCTTCATCTAGCTCTCCAGCAATTGGCTGCCCCTCTCTTCCCAAATGTGATGTTTCAGCGGCTCTCCTTGTCCCCCAGCATCTAAAGGCTTCCTTTCTTTACCCAAAAGACACAAGCcagcctgttgggggggggggggggcaggggcatggCCCTTGCTCCCAAGCTCCTTGAGCATTTTAAGTATATCTAGCTTAGATAATTAAAGATTCATTAAACAGAAATATGAACGGTAGCTAATAAACATTAAAAGTCGAGAGAAATTCAAATTACTAATAAATGATTACATCATCATAGTCCGTGAATCCTGTGAATTAAAGATAACAAGTGCTTCCAAAATTGgtaaggagaagagttgggttttataccccgcttttcactgccccgaaggagtctcaaagcagcttacaattgccttcccttctgctccccacaacaaatgAGTCAAATGGACCATAAATAGCAAGGAGCTCAACAATCACTGACTCAGCAAACTTTGGAGGCCTTTCTGTCTGTTGAATTTTCGACCCCAACCAATGCCATCTCCCttgtttatttataatgtattcatttataatctaatttatatgccactcttccctgaaggctcagggtggctcacaatagTTCATAATAAAACAGATTTAAACATTTAACATTAAAAACGGTTACAATTTTAAAATCTAGGAACTTATGATTTCCTtccaatgaggggggggggtggagtaaaGTGCAACTTTCACTGTTAATATTGGTAGACAATTGGAGTCCAAAgcgacctttaagaccaacaaagttttattctaggtatgagcttttgtgcacacgcacacttcctcagacaatggaacagggatcttcAGAGTGCAAATATAAAAGAGAGTAAATTATCAGTAAATCGGTATTTGTCTGttggtttgcttgtttattatttggatttcttgTTCCAGTCAataacagcatcatgaaaatatccaacaaatatgcagcataatgaagacgtTTGTCACAATCGAATGATGCCTTGCTACAATAACAGAGTtataatttactctctccttagaTTTGCACTCTGacgattcctatttcattgtctgaggaaatggaTATGCACACAAGAGCTCATCTGTAACTATTCTAAAAGACCTTTGGGCCTCATAATAACTTTTTGGGCCttacaatttaagggccaatgagtGCTCCTGCCTGTGCCATCCTGCCGCCCGAGTGGCCGGCTGCCCAATCAGGCTGTGTCTACcacccctaactgtcatgtccaacgaCTTGGCTCCCTTTGCCTCCGAAAACTGACAGAGCAGGCTGGTGCCTGCTGATTGTGCTTCCAGGGGCCAGGGGACGctgcctccctgcaacagacggctaccagagccaatgagaataTGGGGAAAAGAGAATCAGCCAATTGGAgggagagccctctaaggccCGGTCTCCgtgtgctgtgggaattctgaggggaaatcccTCCGTTTGGAGATAACTGGAAGGTTCCTTGCCAGAGATTTTAATGATGGGCCTATTTTGGCAGGAcgaaacagctgggggagggagaagagcaactctagtgttggtctctgagagctgttctggggtaacatttaaaaaaacggTCTCTAACCTGgaaagccgggttggattccccataggcagccagcttggtgaccttgggacagtaccagttctctcagagttctcttggccacacctccctcacagggagtctgttatgg
The nucleotide sequence above comes from Paroedura picta isolate Pp20150507F chromosome 4, Ppicta_v3.0, whole genome shotgun sequence. Encoded proteins:
- the C4H2orf78 gene encoding uncharacterized protein C2orf78 homolog, with protein sequence MSDEARTGCQPEGANHQPLSIPMETPQWFLRTSAPCLSAAWLQPLVPTLVVQPNSRTAVALNYLPPHTSLVQPPLRRDEPSQIPQPMSIHSSIPAWGMTGNITGPFLRPIVSEYCSVEQWHAHLPPAASHQRAKVTDAPADTQETRRINIVHPGREQPQDNNMPTLEIPNRARTAALSLVSSQTLSKGPIDLCAVEDEGAGTLGAQKPDSSVPVQSIQVMETKTLPMSTGAKPGELEKGILNPTEVLKRDLETEKLPLKKRWRKRKMADQASPTEPKIKVHIPNPQPLKPKEKALEVKASGSKPKGLPTEKKTTEPKKAQAPKVATAKNKAQAKPCTGPLKTLPKNNPGLRLKESVQIFYPLGEKHVSTMPVRKGPTNTSSNMPPFKPAFTATRPVPKALPMSVPKPLGNPTSSTLTKPKPPASLPKPPSSLAKPTQIPVFVQPAAIPKPQPTALQKGLPNVVGRTSALESRHTITRPQNQRPGHMQVKGPIRTMLNFCPRTVPRDHGLVLNYPKPPPALPFELAFRNWRPPSKDLQVSIPITEEQRPRREMMKRQAQREREEAARWTSLGRVQFFAGREKEKETSIMFGYP